A stretch of Cyanobacterium sp. HL-69 DNA encodes these proteins:
- the exbB gene encoding biopolymer transport protein ExbB has product MFFDDLLSMGGVVAIPLLIFSLITVALMVERFWFWTRIKSREKPLIREVLKIYRSDCVTAIARLRKNIDLPMARIFLEALELEGADSTEFRLALETATQAELPLLKRFNTFFQTVITVAPLLGLLGTILGLIESFASLDLGNAGGTNTAGVTGGISEALVSTVMGLVVAIATLIFANVFRSFYLRQIALIQEYGGQLELLYRRLYEKGNKSYANT; this is encoded by the coding sequence ATGTTTTTTGATGATTTGTTGAGTATGGGAGGGGTGGTCGCCATTCCCTTATTGATTTTTTCTTTGATTACGGTGGCTTTGATGGTGGAGCGGTTCTGGTTTTGGACTAGAATTAAGTCAAGAGAGAAGCCTTTGATTCGAGAGGTTTTGAAAATTTATCGTTCTGATTGTGTAACGGCGATCGCCCGTTTGCGCAAAAATATAGATCTACCTATGGCGAGAATCTTTCTGGAGGCTTTAGAATTAGAAGGGGCCGATTCCACAGAGTTTCGCCTTGCCCTAGAAACCGCAACCCAAGCGGAATTACCTTTATTAAAAAGATTTAATACTTTCTTTCAAACCGTTATCACCGTTGCCCCCTTATTAGGATTATTAGGTACTATCTTGGGTTTAATCGAATCCTTTGCATCCCTTGATTTGGGTAATGCAGGAGGGACAAATACCGCAGGGGTGACAGGGGGGATTAGTGAAGCGCTTGTGTCCACCGTAATGGGGTTGGTAGTGGCGATCGCAACTTTGATATTTGCCAATGTTTTTCGTTCTTTTTATCTACGCCAAATTGCTTTGATACAGGAATATGGTGGACAGTTAGAGCTTTTGTATCGTCGTTTATATGAAAAAGGAAATAAGTCTTATGCGAATACCTGA
- a CDS encoding helicase domain protein encodes MSRILINQYRKELENRKRYGGSTNEGSIRYAFATLLNGYCRPRDFILVEELTIASRLQTKIRLDGIVKDALRLDWGYWEAKDEKDSLDAEIEAKFKKGYPTDNILFEDTKNAILIQNDNESMRIPMDDDDALDELINKFLDYERAEVKDFRSAIATFSQDLPTIIDTLRNLIDAQDPPIISPSPTGEGLDVRAKNQKFIEARNKFLKVCQESINPDISIDDIREMIIQHILTEDIFTNIFSDAQFHQENNIAKQLNEVIKTFFTGSVKRNTFKTIQSYYNAIIRTASSIVNHQEKQKFLKVVYENFYKAYNPKEADRLGIVYTPNEIVKFMVQSTDYLLEKHFNKTLGDKGVEILDPCTGTGTFITEILDYLLTRDVEHKYQHEIHCNEMSILPYYIANLNIEYTHQQKMGEYLEFQNICLMDTLDNSNFAGKQFDLFAMNQENTGRIKRQNETDISVIIGNPPYNAKQENFNDNNANRKYETIDKRIKNTYIKEGTAQNQIVVYDMYTRFIRWATDRLADEGIVAFISNSSFIDARAFDGLRKCLEDEFDYIYIIDLGGNVRAISGKDGIFISEKHTIFGTAAMTGIAIYFLIKDTSAVSKRLYYSHPFHIHELRENKLNYLNTNPFKDIPFESIKPDKKHNWINQTDNDFDDLIALIDKDVKAGKIKTVRNETTGKLENQVCDEAIFQLFSRGVATQRDEWVYDINKNNLEAKVKFLIKTYQATLKDSNYQDKNKIKWDADLTSYLKRGIKKDFNSKQIIKSNYRPFYTQYFYFDKHFNGRTYQWFNIYNTDNLDNKYISILTLGATKSFHCLVSNKLIDLHLTGDSQCLSLYRYEEGERIENITDWALDLFREYYQPSPPQPPSPKGEGGETSPSSSSFPSPAGESLEVRADSPAGESLDVKANSLTKEDLSEIVGAKREIPRELLEKARQLRAKQTPTEVILWECLRGNRLFNFKFRRQHNIGSFIVDFYCHSAKLVIEVDGKIHEKSEQKDKDKNRDEWLKSQGLKVLRITNEMVINNLEETLNIITQNLFPSPAGEGLGVRVNSPVGESLDVREDSPVGEELGVRADSPTGEGLDVRANSPVGERALDRQQRIINKEDIFNYVYGVLHNPEYRQKYELNLKREFPRIPLYEDFWQWAIWGKKLMDLHLNYETIKPYELRRIDLPSPPQPPSPKGEGGVKVKLKADKVKHKITLDEITTLENIPPVAWEYKLGNRSALEWILDQYKEKKPRDKTVAEKFNNYRFADYKEEVVDLLMRVTTVSIETMKIIDEMNL; translated from the coding sequence ATGTCTCGCATTCTCATTAACCAATACCGCAAAGAATTGGAAAATAGAAAACGTTATGGAGGCAGTACCAATGAAGGCTCCATTCGTTATGCTTTCGCCACTTTATTAAATGGTTATTGTCGTCCGAGGGATTTTATTCTGGTAGAAGAATTAACCATTGCATCTCGTCTGCAAACAAAAATTCGCCTAGATGGCATCGTCAAAGACGCACTCAGACTTGATTGGGGATACTGGGAAGCCAAGGACGAAAAAGATAGCCTTGATGCAGAAATTGAAGCGAAATTCAAAAAAGGTTATCCCACGGACAATATTTTGTTTGAGGATACCAAAAACGCCATCCTAATCCAAAACGATAACGAATCCATGCGGATTCCTATGGATGATGACGATGCTTTGGATGAGTTAATTAATAAATTTTTAGACTATGAAAGGGCAGAAGTAAAAGATTTTCGCAGTGCGATCGCCACTTTTAGCCAAGATTTACCCACCATAATCGATACTCTTAGGAATTTGATCGATGCTCAAGATCCCCCTATCATATCCCCCTCTCCTACGGGAGAAGGTTTAGATGTGAGGGCAAAAAATCAAAAATTCATAGAAGCGAGAAATAAATTTCTCAAAGTCTGTCAAGAGTCCATCAACCCTGACATCTCCATTGATGACATTCGAGAGATGATTATTCAACACATTTTGACAGAAGATATATTCACCAATATTTTTAGTGATGCTCAATTTCACCAAGAAAATAACATCGCTAAACAACTGAATGAAGTTATCAAAACTTTCTTTACAGGCAGTGTTAAAAGAAATACATTTAAAACGATTCAAAGTTATTATAACGCCATTATTCGCACCGCCTCAAGCATCGTTAATCACCAAGAAAAACAAAAGTTTTTAAAAGTAGTTTATGAGAATTTTTATAAAGCCTATAATCCTAAAGAAGCTGATAGATTAGGAATTGTTTATACCCCCAATGAAATCGTTAAATTCATGGTACAAAGTACCGATTATTTATTAGAAAAACACTTTAACAAAACCCTAGGGGATAAAGGAGTAGAAATATTAGATCCCTGTACTGGTACGGGTACATTTATCACAGAAATATTAGATTATTTATTAACTAGAGATGTTGAACATAAATATCAGCATGAGATTCATTGTAATGAGATGTCAATTTTGCCCTATTACATTGCGAATCTGAATATTGAATATACCCATCAGCAAAAAATGGGGGAATATTTAGAGTTTCAGAATATCTGTTTAATGGATACTTTGGATAATAGTAATTTTGCAGGGAAACAATTTGATTTGTTTGCCATGAATCAAGAAAATACGGGCAGAATTAAGCGACAAAATGAAACGGATATTTCAGTAATTATTGGCAATCCTCCTTATAATGCCAAACAGGAAAATTTTAATGATAATAATGCGAATCGTAAGTATGAAACTATCGATAAAAGAATTAAAAATACTTACATAAAGGAAGGTACAGCCCAAAATCAAATCGTTGTTTATGATATGTACACTCGTTTTATTCGCTGGGCTACGGATAGATTAGCGGATGAGGGGATTGTTGCTTTTATCTCTAATTCTTCTTTTATTGATGCTAGGGCATTCGATGGTTTAAGAAAGTGTTTGGAGGATGAATTTGATTATATTTATATCATTGATTTAGGAGGAAATGTTAGAGCAATTTCTGGTAAAGATGGCATTTTTATTTCTGAGAAACATACCATTTTCGGTACTGCTGCTATGACTGGTATTGCAATTTATTTTTTAATTAAAGATACAAGTGCGGTTAGTAAAAGATTATATTATAGTCATCCTTTTCACATTCATGAATTGAGAGAGAATAAGTTAAATTATCTTAATACAAATCCTTTTAAGGATATTCCTTTTGAAAGTATAAAACCTGATAAAAAACATAATTGGATAAATCAAACGGATAATGATTTTGATGATTTAATTGCTTTAATTGATAAGGATGTGAAGGCAGGTAAAATTAAAACGGTTAGAAATGAAACAACAGGAAAGTTAGAAAATCAAGTTTGTGATGAGGCAATTTTTCAACTGTTTTCTAGGGGTGTTGCAACCCAAAGAGATGAATGGGTTTATGATATTAATAAAAATAATTTAGAAGCAAAAGTTAAATTTTTAATTAAGACTTATCAGGCAACTTTAAAAGATAGTAATTATCAAGATAAAAATAAAATAAAATGGGATGCTGACTTAACTAGCTATTTAAAAAGAGGAATAAAAAAAGACTTTAATAGTAAACAAATTATTAAAAGTAATTATCGTCCTTTTTATACTCAATATTTTTATTTTGATAAGCATTTTAACGGTAGGACTTATCAATGGTTTAATATTTATAATACAGACAATTTAGATAACAAATATATTTCTATACTCACATTAGGGGCTACAAAATCTTTTCATTGCTTAGTAAGTAATAAATTAATTGATTTACATTTAACGGGTGATAGTCAATGTTTATCATTATATAGATACGAAGAAGGAGAGAGGATAGAAAATATAACCGATTGGGCTTTGGATTTGTTCAGGGAATATTATCAACCCTCACCCCCCCAGCCCCCCTCTCCCAAAGGCGAGGGGGGAGAAACTTCCCCATCTTCATCTTCATTCCCCTCTCCTGCGGGGGAAAGTTTAGAGGTGAGGGCAGATTCTCCTGCGGGAGAAAGTTTAGATGTGAAGGCAAATTCTCTTACGAAAGAAGATTTATCGGAAATAGTTGGTGCAAAGCGTGAAATTCCACGAGAGTTATTAGAAAAAGCAAGGCAGTTACGGGCTAAACAAACCCCAACGGAAGTTATTTTGTGGGAATGTTTGCGGGGAAATCGGTTATTTAATTTCAAATTTCGCCGTCAGCATAATATAGGTTCATTTATTGTGGACTTTTATTGTCATTCAGCAAAATTAGTAATAGAAGTTGATGGTAAAATTCATGAAAAGTCAGAACAAAAAGACAAGGATAAAAATAGAGATGAATGGTTAAAAAGTCAAGGCTTAAAAGTATTAAGAATTACTAACGAAATGGTAATCAATAACTTAGAAGAAACTCTAAATATAATCACTCAAAACTTATTCCCCTCTCCTGCGGGAGAGGGGTTAGGGGTGAGGGTAAATTCTCCTGTGGGAGAAAGTTTAGACGTGAGGGAAGATTCTCCTGTGGGAGAGGAGTTAGGGGTGAGGGCAGATTCCCCTACGGGAGAAGGCTTAGACGTGAGGGCAAATTCTCCTGTGGGAGAAAGGGCGCTGGATAGGCAACAACGAATTATTAATAAAGAAGACATTTTTAATTATGTTTATGGAGTTTTACATAACCCCGAATATCGTCAAAAATATGAACTAAATTTAAAGAGAGAATTTCCAAGAATTCCATTATATGAAGACTTTTGGCAGTGGGCGATTTGGGGTAAGAAACTGATGGATTTACACTTAAACTATGAAACAATCAAACCCTATGAATTAAGAAGGATTGATTTACCCTCACCCCCCCAACCCCCCTCTCCCAAAGGCGAAGGGGGAGTAAAAGTAAAATTGAAAGCGGATAAAGTCAAACATAAAATTACTCTTGATGAGATTACCACTTTAGAAAATATTCCTCCTGTGGCATGGGAATATAAATTGGGCAATCGTAGCGCCTTGGAGTGGATTTTAGATCAATACAAGGAGAAAAAACCGAGGGATAAAACCGTCGCTGAAAAGTTTAACAATTATCGTTTTGCTGACTACAAGGAGGAGGTAGTTGATTTGTTGATGAGGGTAACTACGGTAAGTATAGAAACGATGAAAATCATTGATGAAATGAATCTGTAA
- the rbcX gene encoding RuBisCo chaperonin RbcX: MCYKQAVKETAKVLQGYLTYQAVKLIIEQLTETNPALAIWLREFSHHHPIQDSENYLRALVKENKELVLRILTVRKEIAEQTVEFLPEMVKTNIEQSNIEHRRYLLERLTQTQSSSLDETQIDTESNQSENKEQ, encoded by the coding sequence ATGTGTTACAAACAAGCGGTAAAAGAGACAGCAAAAGTTTTGCAAGGCTATCTTACCTATCAAGCCGTAAAGCTAATCATTGAACAACTGACCGAAACAAATCCAGCTTTGGCAATTTGGTTAAGGGAATTTTCCCATCATCACCCCATTCAGGATAGTGAAAATTACCTTAGGGCTTTGGTGAAAGAAAATAAAGAATTAGTTTTACGAATCTTGACAGTAAGAAAAGAAATTGCGGAACAAACGGTGGAGTTTTTACCAGAAATGGTCAAGACAAACATAGAGCAATCTAACATAGAACATCGTCGCTATCTCTTAGAACGTTTGACTCAAACTCAGTCTTCATCGTTGGATGAAACACAAATAGATACCGAATCAAATCAATCAGAAAACAAGGAACAATAA
- the exbD gene encoding biopolymer transport protein ExbD, whose amino-acid sequence MRIPEENDVQGEINIVPMIDAIFSILAFFIISSLSLIRSQGLPVNLPSAQTSQPNQQEEINITIQEDGSTFLDGQPILVDDVRSQVSNLMGENQQAMVIINADEKVSHGVVVSVMDQLRQVQGATLAIATKD is encoded by the coding sequence ATGCGAATACCTGAAGAAAATGATGTGCAGGGAGAAATTAATATTGTGCCGATGATTGACGCTATTTTCTCTATTTTGGCGTTTTTCATCATCTCCAGTTTATCCCTGATTCGCTCCCAAGGATTACCAGTAAATCTGCCTTCTGCCCAAACTTCTCAACCAAATCAGCAGGAGGAAATCAATATCACCATCCAAGAAGACGGTAGCACTTTCCTTGATGGACAACCTATTTTAGTGGATGATGTGCGATCGCAAGTTAGTAATTTAATGGGAGAAAATCAACAAGCCATGGTAATTATCAATGCTGATGAAAAAGTATCCCACGGGGTTGTGGTATCAGTAATGGATCAACTTAGACAGGTACAAGGAGCTACCTTGGCGATCGCCACTAAAGATTAA
- the rbcS gene encoding ribulose bisphosphate carboxylase small subunit RbcS, with the protein MQTLPKERRYETLSYLPPLTDQQIVKQVQYLLDQGFIPAIEFEKDPLPNDHHWTLWKLPLFNAVSPQEVLNEVRECKGQYSDSYIRVIGFDNLKQCQTMSFIVHKPNTTRF; encoded by the coding sequence ATGCAAACTTTACCAAAAGAGCGTCGTTACGAAACTCTCTCTTACTTACCCCCCCTAACCGATCAACAAATCGTTAAACAAGTTCAATACTTACTCGATCAAGGATTTATTCCCGCCATCGAATTTGAAAAAGATCCTTTACCCAACGACCACCACTGGACTCTTTGGAAACTACCTTTATTCAATGCTGTTTCTCCCCAAGAAGTATTAAACGAAGTTCGTGAATGTAAAGGTCAGTATTCTGACTCCTACATCAGAGTTATCGGTTTCGACAACCTCAAACAGTGTCAAACCATGAGTTTCATCGTTCACAAACCTAACACCACTCGTTTCTAG